In Candidatus Edwardsbacteria bacterium, the following are encoded in one genomic region:
- a CDS encoding cupin domain-containing protein: MSEIKISQPSKDELDKLGIVSWSSWECDPSEFDWRYPDQETAYVFKGKVVVTTADGAKVEINAGDLVVFPKGLKCHWQVLERIEKVYKME; the protein is encoded by the coding sequence ATGTCTGAGATAAAGATATCGCAACCGTCTAAGGACGAACTGGATAAATTGGGTATAGTCAGCTGGTCATCGTGGGAATGCGACCCCTCGGAATTCGACTGGCGGTATCCCGACCAGGAGACAGCATATGTTTTCAAGGGCAAGGTAGTAGTCACAACTGCTGACGGCGCCAAGGTTGAGATCAACGCCGGAGATCTGGTGGTGTTTCCCAAGGGGCTTAAATGCCATTGGCAGGTGTTAGAGCGGATCGAGAAGGTCTATAAAATGGAATAA
- a CDS encoding Gfo/Idh/MocA family oxidoreductase: MSKLKVGVIGVGSLGQHHARVFSEIKEVELVGVADSDQQRASEIAAKNKTKAFSDYRELLKETQAVSVVVPTSLHYAVAKEVIASGNHLLLEKPITSKIEEAEELVDLAEKGSIKLQVGHIERFNPAIRAASSHINDPKFIECTRIAPFVTRGTDVPVVLDLMIHDIDIILSFVRSPLKNISAIGFNLVSEKEDIANARLEFANGCVANVTASRISAKKERKIRFFQRNAYINVDYMKPEVKVYKLKGEPKGVLDLAKMVDYQELKIDKVEPLKAELSAFVDCLINGREPLVTGQDGLMALKVAGDILKTIEKHKLQLS; the protein is encoded by the coding sequence ATGTCAAAACTAAAAGTCGGCGTGATCGGTGTGGGTAGCCTGGGCCAGCACCATGCCCGGGTCTTTTCCGAGATCAAGGAAGTAGAACTGGTCGGCGTGGCCGACAGCGACCAGCAGCGGGCCTCCGAGATCGCAGCTAAGAACAAGACTAAAGCCTTTTCCGACTACCGGGAACTGCTTAAAGAGACCCAGGCGGTAAGCGTGGTAGTGCCCACCAGCCTGCACTATGCCGTAGCCAAAGAAGTGATCGCCTCCGGCAATCATCTGCTGCTGGAAAAACCCATCACTTCAAAGATTGAAGAAGCGGAAGAACTGGTGGATCTGGCAGAAAAAGGATCTATAAAATTACAGGTGGGCCATATCGAGCGGTTCAATCCGGCCATCCGGGCAGCTTCCAGCCATATAAACGATCCCAAATTTATCGAATGCACCCGCATCGCTCCCTTCGTCACACGCGGCACCGATGTCCCGGTGGTACTGGACCTGATGATCCACGACATCGACATAATTTTGTCCTTCGTCCGCTCGCCGCTTAAGAACATCTCGGCCATCGGCTTCAACCTGGTCAGCGAAAAGGAGGATATCGCCAACGCCCGTTTGGAGTTCGCCAACGGCTGTGTGGCCAATGTCACCGCGTCACGCATCTCCGCCAAGAAGGAACGGAAGATCCGCTTCTTCCAGCGCAATGCCTACATCAATGTCGATTACATGAAGCCCGAAGTAAAGGTCTATAAACTGAAAGGCGAACCCAAAGGCGTGCTGGATCTGGCCAAGATGGTGGATTACCAAGAATTAAAGATCGACAAGGTGGAGCCACTGAAAGCTGAATTATCCGCTTTTGTCGATTGCCTGATCAACGGCCGGGAGCCCTTGGTGACCGGACAGGACGGCCTGATGGCCCTGAAAGTGGCAGGGGATATTTTAAAAACGATCGAAAAACACAAACTACAGCTCTCATAG